A stretch of DNA from Silvanigrella paludirubra:
GTTTTATTTGTTATTATTAATTACTTGCCTAAAATATTTTTAATTTTCATTATTATGATTATTACAAAATACATTCTTAGATTTACAAAATTTATTTTTAATGAAATATCAAAGGGATCTATACAAATAAATGGATTTTATAAAGATTGGGCTGAACCATCTTATAAATTAACACGAATTCTTATTTTGGCATTTTCTTTAATCATCATTTTTCCCTATCTTCCTGGATCTGGATCGCCTGCTTTCCAAGGAATTTCTGTATTTTTAGGTATTTTATTTTCTCTTGGTTCAAGTTCTGCTGTAGCAAATATGGTTTCTGGAATTGTGTTAACTTATATGATGCCATTTAAAGTGGGAGATAGAGTTAAAATTTCTTCCACTGTTGGCGATGTGATTGAAAAAAACTTACTTGTCATACGCGTAAGAACCATAAAAAATGAAGACATTACCATTCCTAGCTCAATGGTATTAGGAAGTCATATTATTAATTATAGTTCATCAGCAGATTCATATGGTTTAATATTAAACCAAACAATAAGTATTGGCTACGATACTCCTTGGCGTATCGTTCATGAACTATTAATAAAATCTGCTTTAAAAACGAATGGCATTTTAAATGAACCTGTTCCATTTGTTTTACAAACACAATTAAATGATTTTTATGTATCTTATGAAATAAATGCTTATACAAGACAACCAAATCAAATGGCAAATATATACTCTGAATTAAATCAAAATATTCGAGATAATTTTAACATGGCTGGAGTCGAAATAATGTCTCCTCATTATACATCCATAAGAAACGGAAATAAAAGTACCATTTCAAATGGAGTTTAATAGAGTTATTTTAAAGCCATTATTTTATCATTTGCTAAATTATCATTTGATATTTTAAGACGAATATCTCTTTGAGGATAAGGAATAGAAATCCCGCTAGAGTCAAATGTTTCTTTAACTGTTTTGTATAAATAATAATTTACATCCCAATAATTATCTACACTAACCCAACAGCGTAACATCATACTAACAGAGTTATCTCCCAATGCAGTTAAAGCGACTAATGGGGATGGCTCTTTTAATATACGACCGTCTAATCTAGCAAGATTAGTTAATATTTCTTTTGCTTTTTCAACTTGATTTTCATAAGATATTCCTACTATAAAATCCAGTCTTCTTGTTCCATTTTTCGTGAAATTTTTAATAGACGAATTCCACAATAAGCTATTGGGAACAAATAAAAATAAGCCGTCATTTGTTTTTAAAGTTGTAGTAAATAAATTAATTTCTTGGACTGTACCGTTATTTGAATTAGACTCTATATAATCATTTACTTTAAATGGTCTTAAAAAAATGAGCATTAAACCCGAAGCAATATTTTGTAGTGTTTCTTTTAAAGCTAAAGCCAATCCTAAACCAGTTGCACCTAAAAATGCTATAATTCCATTTGTATTTGCACCAAAAATATTTAATATAATTAAAATACCTATTATAAATGAAGCATATTTTATTACTGTGATTGTAATTGGTAATAAAGTGGGATCTATTTTCTCAACTTTTTCATTTGCTTTTTTAACAGCTCTTATAACCCAATAAGCAATAAAATATAATATTAAAACAGTCATTATGGAATACAATAAATTTATAGAAAAAGTCCAAAAAACATCTAATTTTATTTT
This window harbors:
- a CDS encoding mechanosensitive ion channel family protein, which produces MNLNETETIWLSVFYTIVATLVLLVLYYFLNIIFNKINNKISGLKGSKIRSLTFRNFELLTEDRLLGFILWSLSATRIIIILFLLYFYIPLVFSFFPWTENFVPTLLHYVIDPLKKVLFVIINYLPKIFLIFIIMIITKYILRFTKFIFNEISKGSIQINGFYKDWAEPSYKLTRILILAFSLIIIFPYLPGSGSPAFQGISVFLGILFSLGSSSAVANMVSGIVLTYMMPFKVGDRVKISSTVGDVIEKNLLVIRVRTIKNEDITIPSSMVLGSHIINYSSSADSYGLILNQTISIGYDTPWRIVHELLIKSALKTNGILNEPVPFVLQTQLNDFYVSYEINAYTRQPNQMANIYSELNQNIRDNFNMAGVEIMSPHYTSIRNGNKSTISNGV
- a CDS encoding mechanosensitive ion channel family protein, which translates into the protein MLQDKIKLDVFWTFSINLLYSIMTVLILYFIAYWVIRAVKKANEKVEKIDPTLLPITITVIKYASFIIGILIILNIFGANTNGIIAFLGATGLGLALALKETLQNIASGLMLIFLRPFKVNDYIESNSNNGTVQEINLFTTTLKTNDGLFLFVPNSLLWNSSIKNFTKNGTRRLDFIVGISYENQVEKAKEILTNLARLDGRILKEPSPLVALTALGDNSVSMMLRCWVSVDNYWDVNYYLYKTVKETFDSSGISIPYPQRDIRLKISNDNLANDKIMALK